A segment of the Synechococcus sp. MEDNS5 genome:
ATTGGAAACAGGACCACCTCATCGCCACCCTCCAACGAATCGGAGGAGTCACGGCCTTGGTTGGGCCCTTGATCAGTCCCGAGGCTGAATCCCTCGGATATCGCAATCGAGCGCTGATTCCGATTCAACGCGGCGAAGGAGGACTCCGGCTCGGCTACTACCGCCGAGGGAGTCATCGCATTGTCAACCTGAATCACTGTCCGGTTCTCGACCCGCGGCTGGATGCCTTGATTGAGCCCATCAAAACCGATCTGGCCAAGACCAACTGGCCAATCGATTCTGATTTGAGGGGTAAGCCGGGTCTCCGGCATCTCGGACTGCGCATCGGCGTGCGAACTGGTCAGGTTCTGATCTCGCTTGTTGCAGCAACAGAGCATCTTCCAGGACTGGACCAACTCGCTGCGCGGTGGATGCAGCGTTGGCCACAGCTGAATGGGGTCACTCTGAATGTGCAACCCAAGCGCAGTAACACTGTGCTCGGCGACTTGACCCTCTGCATTCAGGGGCATGACGTGATTGAAGAGCACTTCTGCGGACTGTCGCTGGAGCTCAAAACCACCACGTTCTTTCAGGTGAACACCGCACGGGCGGAACAGGTTGTCACGATGATCCGCGACTGGATCAAGGCTTCAGCTCCGTCAGCCAGTGTGATCGATGCATATTGCGGCATCGGAACCATTGCCCTGCCGTTGGCGGCCGCAGGATTGAACGTGCTCGGATTGGAAATCAATCGAGCCTCAGTGATCCAAGCTCAAGAGAATGCGCGCCGCAATGGGCTTAAGAACGCTTGCTTTCTTGATGGCGACGTCGCGGAACATCTTCAGAAACTCCTGCCCATCCACCAGGTGCTTGTTGTCGACCCTCCCCGAAAGGGGCTGACCCCGGAGGTCTTGCAGATGATTCTGGCGATCCCGCCTTCCTTCTTGATTTATCTGAGCTGCGATCCCGCGACCCTGGCCAGGGATCTGCAACAACTGACGGGCCCTGATGGGCCTTATCGGATTGAACAGATCAAGCCTGTGGATTTCTTCCCCCAAACCTCCCATCTGGAATGCCTGGTCATGCTGGTTCGCGTCAGCTCCGAAGCTCCACCTCAAACTGCTTGATCAGAGCTTGACGCACCCTTTCATGCACTGGCTGGATCTGGTCATCGGTGAGGGTGCTGTCCTTGCCGCGGTAGCGCAGACGGAACGCCTGACTGCAGCGGTCTTCACCCAACTGCTTGGCTTCGAAGCGATCGATCAGTTCGACCGATTCCAGCAAGGGCTTGCCTGCCTTGCGAATGGCTTGGAGCAACTCACCGGACTGGAGGGATTTTGAAACCACCATCGCCAGATCTCGCTCGGACGCTGGCAGGTTGGAATAAGGCTTGAACTGCGGGACCCAGCGGTTACTACGCGAAGCGGCATTGAGAAGCAGTGCCGTGTCGAAATCAAAGAGGTACGTCTGTGATGGCAACTCAAACGTTTCGCAAAGCGACGGATGCAGCTGTCCGAAGCATCCCAGGGGTTTGCCTTCCACAACGACCGTGGCGGCACGGCCTGGATGCAGACGATCATCGTCTGTGAGGCAACGGTCCAGGCTCTCAATTCCCAGGGACGAGAAGAGAGAGCCAAGGATGCCTCGTGCCTCGTAGTAACTCAGAGGCGACGATTTTCCGCTGGTGCACCAGCGGGAAGAGCGTCGCTCACCACAGATCACTCCACCGAGGCGGGATTGTTGGAGAACGCCACTGAAATCGGGAGAGAAGACATTGCCGATTTCAAACAACCAACAACCGGGTTGAGATGCCTGCAGATTGCGCTGGCAGATTTCGAGATGCTCCTGCCAAAGCGCCGTACGCAGATGGCTGGTTTCGGCTAGCAGAGGATTGCTAATAGCAATTCTGGCCTTATCGGTGGCGTCCGCACCGGTGAGAGAGAGTGTTGTGACCTCCTGGAGCCCGAGCGCACACAGGCGCTGACGCATGCGACGTTCAGCCTGCTGCCCAAGGGAGAGCTGTCCAGGTCGTAACGGATCGGGCAAGTGAGATTCAAAGTGATCGAACCCCACCAGACGAGCCACCTCTTCAATGAGGTCCACTTCACGCAGGAGGTCGAGGCGTCGGGACGGAGGAACGACCACATCCCAGCCGTCCTCGGTTGACGTGAGTGAGCACCCAAGGGACTTCAGGCAAGCTTCAACACGAGCATCATCGAGGTCCTGAGCTTTTGAATCAGCGGCTGTAGGTGCCAGTGGTCCCAGCAATTGATGCAGGGCGCTGCGGCGAAGCTCCACCACGGGAGCAGGGCCTGGATCTGAAGCACACTGCCAGGTTTGTCCGATTTCGGCTCCCAACATCGATTCGAGAAGGGATAGAGCGCGACCTGCAGCCAACAGAGTGATTTCCCGCGGCAACCCTTTCTCGTAACGACTGCTGGCATCCGTGCGTTGACCAGTGGCGCGGCTACTGCTGCGCACAGAGGCTGGCGTGAAGAGCGCTGATTCTAACCAGATGCGCTTTGTTTGCTGGCTCACACCGCTGTCCGCGCTTCCCATCACGCCAGCAATGGCGACGGCCCGATCGCAGCACGTCACCACCTGAACCCTGGAGTCGAGCGTCAGGTCACGGCCATCCAAACCGCGAAAGGGTTCTTGCTCGCGGGCCTGACGGAGGCCGAAGTCGGATGCAGTGATGGGTTGACCGCAAAGGGACTCGAGGGCATCGGCGTCAAATGCATGCAGAGGCTGGCCCTGTTCCAGCATCACCAGATTTCCGATATCCACTACGGCATTGACCGGCTTGACCCCGGCGCGTTGGAGGCGCTGTTGAATCCATTGAGGAGAGCAGCATGAGCCATCGAGTTTCTTGATTTCGGTCACGGCGTAAATCCCGCCTTTCTGCATGGCCACGGCCGATGCAGTGCTGGGATTCAGTGAATGAATTGCGGGAGGTGCTGCTGTCTCAGGAAGAGACAGTTCAGCGTCGGTCAGGGCCGCCACTTCACGGGCGATGCCTGTCATTGAAAGGCCGTCAGGGCGATTGGCTGTAATTGCCAGTTCAAGAACGGTGTCGTCGAGCCCAAGCACTGGGGCGATCGATGCGCCGGGCGCTGGAACCTCAGAAACCAGGTCCTCGAGGATGGCAATTCCGTCGACATCAATGGATTGCCCAAGCTCTGCGAGGGAGCAAATCATGCCCTGACTGCTTACCCCTCTCAGCTCACCGGACTTGATTGTGAGATTCACCGCAGGAAGCACAGCTCCAACGATGGCCACCGGCACATGGATCCCTGCGCGCACATTGGCTGCACCGCAAACGATCTGAAGCGGAGCATCAGCCCCCACATCCACCGAGCACACACTCAACTTATCGGCATTTGGATGCTTGTTTTTCTCAAGCACATGACCCACCACAACGCCCTGGGCCAGAAGGCTGAGATCCTCGAGCTCCTCTACCTCAAATCCAGCCATGGACAGCCGATCCCCCAGCTGAACGGCAGGCTCATTCACCTGAACCAGATCCTTCAGCCAGGAGAGGGAAACCCGCATGGGGAAACGTGACGTCGGTGGTGGATCCTACGGACTCTTTCGTGCTGGGAGGGTGATCAAAGAGTGGGGGGCTGCACTGTAGAGTTGTTGTTTGTCACTCGCTTCGCAAGCGCGGCGTAACGTCCTTATGGCCAAGAACAAGGGCGTCCGGATCGTTGTCACTCTTGAGTGCACCGAATGCCGGTCCAGCACCGAAAAACGTTCCCAGGGTGTGTCTCGATACACCACTGAAAAAAACCGTCGGAACACCACCGAGCGATTGGAGCTCAAGAAGTTCTGTCCACACGACAACAAAATGACGATTCACAAAGAGATCAAGTGATCTCTCGAATTTGAAATTTCTGTCCAAACTTCTTCTCCAACAGCATCGCAATGTCCAGCTCCTTCTTCAAGAAGCGTCTTTCACCGATTAAGCCCGGCGATCCCATTGACTACAAAGATGTGGATCTGCTCAAGAAATTCATCACTGAGCGCGGCAAAATTCTTCCTCGTCGCCTCACTGGCCTGACGGCAAAACAGCAGCGTGACCTGACGAACGCTGTAAAGCGTGCTCGAATCGTGGCGCTCCTGCCATTTGTGAATCCAGAGGGCTGATTTCTGGCGACCGCTGACTTCAAACCCGGTGACCTCGTCGGGATCAGCGACCTGAAATCTCCTCAACTCGCTGTTGTTCTCTCTGTTCAAGGCAGCAAGCGTCGTCTGAGCGTTGGTTTTAGGGCTAAAGAGCAAGTCCTACCGGCCCGCCGAATCACCCTGATTGCCCCCAGCCCGCCTTCCACCGATGTGGCAGTCAAGCTGGGGGTTTTTCCATGGGAATTCGACGAGCAAGACCTGTCCAAAGCCTGTCTCACGCGTCGTGAATGGGGCCAGGCATGGGTCTTGTTGAGCGAATCAAGTGAGACTGTCGAACTGTCGGAATTTGCTGATCTCGTTCATGGGTCCCGGGATGCTCTGCATTGCGCATCCACCTGGCTGTGCCTTGAAAATGGCGATGATCTGTTCCGTTTCAAGCAAGGCAGGGTGAATCCGAGATTGCTTCCTGAGGTTCGCTCCAGGCGACTCGAGAGGCGACGGCAGCAACTTGAGCAAACCCGGTTTCAGTGCTGGATGGACTATTTCGGCGCCAAGCAGGGCACTGACCACCAAGAGCTCGATCAGCTCCATCACGAATGGATTGAACAGCTCATTCGTTTTTGCGCCGGCACCATCAGCCTCGACGACCTCTCAACTGAGCTTCGTCAGTCCTTGGTGATGTTGCGTTTGGATCAAAGCCGCGGAGATGTCCGTGAGCGACTCGTAAGCCTTGGTCAGCTGGATCCTCACCAGCTCACATCCATGGCCGGCACGCCTTGGACTGACGGCTTCAATGCTGAGCTCACTGCTGAAGCCGAGCGCCTGATTCTGCTCAGCCTTGAGGATCAACCCGGTGATTCAGAGCGTATTGATCTCACCCATCAGCCTTGCGTCACCATCGACGATGCCGAGACAAGGGATATCGACGATGCCCTAGGGCTCGAGCGACTGGCTGATGACCAACTGCGGATCTGGATACACATCGCAGATCCAGGTCGTTTGATCACAGCCGGCTCGCCCCTTGATCTGGAAGCACGCCGCAGGGGCAGCAGTTTGTATCTGTCCAGGGGAATTCTGCCGATGTTCCCATCGAACCTCTCAACCGAGGTGTTCAGCCTTAAAGCAAGCCGGCGAAACGCTGCCTGGAGCACATGGGTTGATCTTGATTCCACGGGGGACGTCAACGCCAGCGGGATCTGTCGAAGCTGGGTGAATCCTCGCTATCGGCTCACCTACGACGACGCCGACGAACTGATTGATTTCGCGCCACCGGAAGAAGCCGATCTCTCTGATCTTCACGCACTTCTTGCCACCAGGCGTCACTGGCGTATGGAACGGGGAGCGTTGTTGATGGATTTACCGGAAGGCCGCATCCGTTGTCGTGATGGTCAGCCAACTGTTGAGATCACCGAGCCCAGTCCGTCACGCGAAATGGTTGCCGAAGCGATGATCCTCTGCGGCACCGTTGCTGCCACCAAGGGCATCGACAATGCCCTGGCGCTTCCGTTCCGAAGCCAGCTACCTGCAGAGCTGCCAACGCCGGCTCAACTTGAAAGTCTGGGCGACGGTGCGGTGCGGTTTGCCGCCATCAAGCGCTGTCTCAGTCGCGGGTTGATGGGAACCACACCGGCAGCCCATTTCAGCCTTGGTGTTCCTGCTTATACCCAGGCCACATCACCGATCAGACGCTATGGCGATCTGTTGGTGCAGCGGCAGATTGCCGCCATGCTTTCCCTGGATGGACATGATGACCCTCTGGATAAGGAGTCATTGCAGACTCTTCTTCAACAGCTTGAAACGGCTGTTCGCGAAGGACTTGCCGTGACCCGGGAAGATCAGCGGCACTGGCAGCAGGTTTGGTTCGAGCATCATTCCAGTGAACGTTGGCCGGTTGATTTTCTGCGTTGGTTGCGTCCACAGGATCGGTTGGGACTGGTGCGTATCGAAGAGCTTGCCCTTGATCTTGCTGCTACCTGTCCACCAGACAGTGAACCCGGTGATGGGCTGGTGCTGAGCGTGGCAGGAGTTGATTCCGTTCGCGATCAGCTCCATCTGGTCGCGGACGTCCGTGGGACTGGTTGAACACGGAATCATGCCAGTAGTGCCCGGAGACGTCGTGCGAGTGCTTCAAGGGGAGCGCCATCAGTAGGGGCTGAGCACCGTTCACCGGTCTCCCCGTTCATCCAGACCGGGTGCTGTCCGTGCCAAAGGATCGGTCGTGCGGGCTGATCAGCCCAAGAAAGGGTGAGATTGAGATCGGCTCCGCTGCGATAGAGCTCCAACTCGAGATCATTGTCCTCGAGACGAATCCCATGGGTATCGCGGCATTCGATCCTGCCGCAGTAGTCCTCAATGGTTGCACTTTCCTCTGAAACAACTGCATGGAGCAACGGCTTGCGACACAGATCAGCCGCTGCTGCGATCAGGGTTTCAAGCGGCGCACAGGACGCCATCTCAGAAGGCTTCAATCGAACGGATCAACAGCTGGATGGATCCAGATCGATAGCCGGGGTTGGCCTCGCCGTCGTCACCGAATCGCGAATGAAGCAGCTGAAGCCGCGTAATGCAAGAGGAATCAAATCGGAGTGGCAGCTTGATTGGACTCGCCCTCACTACGGGCTTGAGCTGGTCAAAGGGAATCTCAACCACCGTTGTGCCATTCGACTGGGTCGGCACGGTCGACACCCATCGCAACCCGCCAGGAATGAGCTCCGTCAGGCCGAGAACGCCGTCGCGGCAGGCCACCGCAAACTTGAAGCTCCGCCCCTGACCATCCAGGGATAGTCGAAGACCACTGAAAGCAGTCAGATCCAAAGGCGGCTTGTAGACCGGAGAGCGGCAACTGACGAAGCCACCGCCTTCACTCACCACTTCACCTTCGAGTAGGAGTCCGTCATCGGTGACACGACAGCTGGCTTGACTTGACCCACCCATGATCGTGTCATTCAAATTGGACCAGGCATGGAAGGTCTCCCCAGATGCAATCACACGGATCTGGGGTGCGGGTTGGGGTGGTGGCGTCGTCAAAGACCTCGGGATGCAGCCTGATCAGCGAGCACAAGAATCTCCATGCTCGGTGATACAAGTTTCGCAGGGGTCCGTTCGGACGATTCCGAAGGGTCAATCAGGCGAGACAGTGCCTGATGCTTGCCTTCTCCACTGACAAGGAACAGCACTTTCCTCGCTGCACTCAACACAGGCGCTGTGAGTGTGATCCGATCAAGTCCCTTGCCACGGCCAATCGTTGTCCATTGATCACGCACCGTCGGAGCATCCGTTCCCGGAAACAGCGAAGCGGTGTGACCGTCATCACCAAGTCCGAGAAGCATGAGATCAAACACCGGCGGATTTCCTTCACAGACCTTGTTTACCAATGAAGCAAAAGCCTCCGCACTGGCTTCTGCTGTGGGTAGTTCCACGGTGGGAACAGGATGAAAGCAGGCACGTGAGCCTGGGTGACCCGCCTTCAGAAGTGTGTTGCGCAGCATCCGAGCATTGCTGGATTCATCATCAGCGGCGACCCAACGTTCATCTCCCAGAAAGACATCCACACGGTCCCAGGGCAGGTGTGCTTCACCGAGAAGGTCGTAGGCACGGGCGGGAGTGCTGCCGCCCGAGAGGGCAATCTGAGCGCGATCACGCTGATCGAGAGCCAAATCAATGGCAGCACCAATGTGATCAGCGGCGCGGCGGGCCAGATCCTGTGGATCTGAGGCCCGCTCGATGCGATAAGAGGTCATCGGTCTGAGCTCAGTTCAACCACTCAGTGTGGAAGATCCCGTCTTTATCGACACGCTCATAGGTGTGCGAGCCAAAGCAATCGCGCATGGCTTGAACCAGGTTCTGAGGCAAACGCGAGGTGCGATAGCTGTTGATGTAATCGAGAGTGCTGCTCAGGCAGGGAACGGGGATTCCAGCTTCGGCAGCACCAGCCACCACCTTGGCCAACCCTGGCAGTCGGCGGTTGACCTGCTCTGCAAACCAGGGATCGATCAGCAGGTTGGCCAACTGAGGATCAACGTTGAACGCATCCTGAATGCGTTTCAGCAGCCGGGCACGGATGATGCAGCCACCCTTCCAGATCTGAGCAATCGAAGGCATGTGGAGGTTGTAATTGTGCTCGGCAGATGCGATGCGCAACAGCTCCATCCCCTGGGCGTAGCTGGCCATGCAAGCCAGAACCATGGCATCCATCAGTGGTGCCATGCCATCGGCGGGGGTTCCCATGTCGAAGGACTTGATTGCTGGGCCCTTGAGAATCGGCTCTGCCTTGATCCGCTGTTCCTTCATGGAACTCATCACCCTCCCGTTCAAGGAGGCGTAGATCGTGGGCACGGATGCCCCCATCTGCAGAGCACTTACCACAGTCCAGAGGCCCGTTCCCTTCTGGCCGGCCTTGTCCTGGATTTTCTCCACCAGATCGGCTCCGTCATCGGGATCTTTGGTGCGCAGGCACACTTCCGTGATCTCAACGAGGTAGGAGGAAAGCTCTTCAGTGCTGTTCCAGTGGGCGAAAACGTCGGCCATCTGGGTGCCGTTCATGCCACCCACCCGCTTCATCAGGTCGTAGCCCTCAGCGAGGATCTGCTCAATTCCGTATTCGATGCCGTTGTGAACGGTTTTCACGAAGTGACCTGAACCACCCGGACCGATGTAGGTCACACAAGGGCCGTCCTCCACCTGGGCAGCCATTTTTCGAACAAGGCTCTCAATAGCGTCGTAAGACGCTTTGGTGCCTCCAGGCATCATGCTCGGCCCTTCAAGAGCACCTTTGGCGCCACCTGAAACGCCCATGCCGATGAAACCGAAGCTTTTGCTCTCCAGCTCAGCGACGCGACGTTCTGTGTCGTGATATTCGGAATTTCCACCATCGATCAACAAGTCACCCTCTTCGAGGAAAGGGGAAATCTGCTGAATCACGGCATCAACAGGGCCTCCGGCCTTCACCATCATCAGGATTCGACGGGGGCGCTCCAGCTTGTTGACGAAGTCTTGGAGGTCTGTGGCGCCTTGAATGTTCTTGCCGGCACCGCGCCCAGACAGGAACTCCTCCGTTTTGGAGTAGGTGCGGTTGTAAACAACGCTTGAAAAACCGTTGTTCTCGGCATTGAGGACGAGGTTCTCCCCCATCACTCCGAGACCGATCAGACCAAAGTGGGCCTTGGACATGGTCACTTCAACCATTCACTGGCGTTAGTGTGACCACGTCACCGAGGTTCGGCTGCAACCTGGATAACCTCTGTCAGGAATGAGTGATCAGATCACCGTTCCATCGGGAATCGAGGCGTTCTTTACGACAACGACGATGCCGTTACGAATGTAGAAGCCATGCTCAGGGCGATCAGCTTCTTCGACGTGATCCTTGTTGACGATGGTGACGTTGCTGCCGATGCGGGCGTTCTTATCGAGAATCGCTCGCTTCACAGTCGTTCCCTTGCCGACACCCAGAGGGATGCCCCCCCGTTCCTTCAAAACAGCCCTTTCATTGGATGATTCGAAGAAATCCGAACCCATCAACAGAGAGTCCTGAAGAACCACTTCGTCCTCAACGCGGCTTCTCACCCCAAGCACCGAGTGGTGGATGCTGCAGGACTTGAGAATGGAACCTTCACCGATGATTGAATCGGTGATTTGAGAGTCCACCAGCTTGCTGGGAGGCAAATACCGAGGCCTGGTGTAGATCGGAAACTCTGCGTCGTAAAAACTGAACGGCGGTGAAGGCTGCTGCGTTAAGGCCAAATTGGCCTCATAGAACGCACCTATGGTGCCGATATCTTCCCAATAATCATCGAAGACGTAACTCTTCAGACGATCTCCACGCTCGAGTGCTTCGGGGATGACTTCCTTGCCGAAATCTTTATGGGTTGGATTTTGGTGAAGAAGATCGAACAGGGTGTCACGACTAAAAACATAAATGCCCATGGAGGCGAGGTAAGGGCGCTCCTTCGCCGACT
Coding sequences within it:
- a CDS encoding ribonuclease catalytic domain-containing protein, with amino-acid sequence MSVGFRAKEQVLPARRITLIAPSPPSTDVAVKLGVFPWEFDEQDLSKACLTRREWGQAWVLLSESSETVELSEFADLVHGSRDALHCASTWLCLENGDDLFRFKQGRVNPRLLPEVRSRRLERRRQQLEQTRFQCWMDYFGAKQGTDHQELDQLHHEWIEQLIRFCAGTISLDDLSTELRQSLVMLRLDQSRGDVRERLVSLGQLDPHQLTSMAGTPWTDGFNAELTAEAERLILLSLEDQPGDSERIDLTHQPCVTIDDAETRDIDDALGLERLADDQLRIWIHIADPGRLITAGSPLDLEARRRGSSLYLSRGILPMFPSNLSTEVFSLKASRRNAAWSTWVDLDSTGDVNASGICRSWVNPRYRLTYDDADELIDFAPPEEADLSDLHALLATRRHWRMERGALLMDLPEGRIRCRDGQPTVEITEPSPSREMVAEAMILCGTVAATKGIDNALALPFRSQLPAELPTPAQLESLGDGAVRFAAIKRCLSRGLMGTTPAAHFSLGVPAYTQATSPIRRYGDLLVQRQIAAMLSLDGHDDPLDKESLQTLLQQLETAVREGLAVTREDQRHWQQVWFEHHSSERWPVDFLRWLRPQDRLGLVRIEELALDLAATCPPDSEPGDGLVLSVAGVDSVRDQLHLVADVRGTG
- a CDS encoding glucose-1-phosphate adenylyltransferase, producing MKRVLAIILGGGAGTRLYPLTKMRAKPAVPLAGKYRLIDIPISNCINSNINKMYVLTQFNSASLNRHLSQTYNLSAGFGQGFVEVLAAQQTPESPSWFEGTADAVRKYQWLFQEWDVDEYLILSGDQLYRMDYSLFINHHRSTGADLTVAALPVDAKQAEAFGLMRTDQEGQILEFREKPKGDSLLEMAVDTSRFGLSAESAKERPYLASMGIYVFSRDTLFDLLHQNPTHKDFGKEVIPEALERGDRLKSYVFDDYWEDIGTIGAFYEANLALTQQPSPPFSFYDAEFPIYTRPRYLPPSKLVDSQITDSIIGEGSILKSCSIHHSVLGVRSRVEDEVVLQDSLLMGSDFFESSNERAVLKERGGIPLGVGKGTTVKRAILDKNARIGSNVTIVNKDHVEEADRPEHGFYIRNGIVVVVKNASIPDGTVI
- the rpsR gene encoding 30S ribosomal protein S18, with the protein product MSSSFFKKRLSPIKPGDPIDYKDVDLLKKFITERGKILPRRLTGLTAKQQRDLTNAVKRARIVALLPFVNPEG
- the pheT gene encoding phenylalanine--tRNA ligase subunit beta, whose product is MRVSLSWLKDLVQVNEPAVQLGDRLSMAGFEVEELEDLSLLAQGVVVGHVLEKNKHPNADKLSVCSVDVGADAPLQIVCGAANVRAGIHVPVAIVGAVLPAVNLTIKSGELRGVSSQGMICSLAELGQSIDVDGIAILEDLVSEVPAPGASIAPVLGLDDTVLELAITANRPDGLSMTGIAREVAALTDAELSLPETAAPPAIHSLNPSTASAVAMQKGGIYAVTEIKKLDGSCCSPQWIQQRLQRAGVKPVNAVVDIGNLVMLEQGQPLHAFDADALESLCGQPITASDFGLRQAREQEPFRGLDGRDLTLDSRVQVVTCCDRAVAIAGVMGSADSGVSQQTKRIWLESALFTPASVRSSSRATGQRTDASSRYEKGLPREITLLAAGRALSLLESMLGAEIGQTWQCASDPGPAPVVELRRSALHQLLGPLAPTAADSKAQDLDDARVEACLKSLGCSLTSTEDGWDVVVPPSRRLDLLREVDLIEEVARLVGFDHFESHLPDPLRPGQLSLGQQAERRMRQRLCALGLQEVTTLSLTGADATDKARIAISNPLLAETSHLRTALWQEHLEICQRNLQASQPGCWLFEIGNVFSPDFSGVLQQSRLGGVICGERRSSRWCTSGKSSPLSYYEARGILGSLFSSLGIESLDRCLTDDDRLHPGRAATVVVEGKPLGCFGQLHPSLCETFELPSQTYLFDFDTALLLNAASRSNRWVPQFKPYSNLPASERDLAMVVSKSLQSGELLQAIRKAGKPLLESVELIDRFEAKQLGEDRCSQAFRLRYRGKDSTLTDDQIQPVHERVRQALIKQFEVELRS
- the gndA gene encoding NADP-dependent phosphogluconate dehydrogenase, with translation MSKAHFGLIGLGVMGENLVLNAENNGFSSVVYNRTYSKTEEFLSGRGAGKNIQGATDLQDFVNKLERPRRILMMVKAGGPVDAVIQQISPFLEEGDLLIDGGNSEYHDTERRVAELESKSFGFIGMGVSGGAKGALEGPSMMPGGTKASYDAIESLVRKMAAQVEDGPCVTYIGPGGSGHFVKTVHNGIEYGIEQILAEGYDLMKRVGGMNGTQMADVFAHWNSTEELSSYLVEITEVCLRTKDPDDGADLVEKIQDKAGQKGTGLWTVVSALQMGASVPTIYASLNGRVMSSMKEQRIKAEPILKGPAIKSFDMGTPADGMAPLMDAMVLACMASYAQGMELLRIASAEHNYNLHMPSIAQIWKGGCIIRARLLKRIQDAFNVDPQLANLLIDPWFAEQVNRRLPGLAKVVAGAAEAGIPVPCLSSTLDYINSYRTSRLPQNLVQAMRDCFGSHTYERVDKDGIFHTEWLN
- the rpmG gene encoding 50S ribosomal protein L33; the encoded protein is MAKNKGVRIVVTLECTECRSSTEKRSQGVSRYTTEKNRRNTTERLELKKFCPHDNKMTIHKEIK
- the pgl gene encoding 6-phosphogluconolactonase; the encoded protein is MTSYRIERASDPQDLARRAADHIGAAIDLALDQRDRAQIALSGGSTPARAYDLLGEAHLPWDRVDVFLGDERWVAADDESSNARMLRNTLLKAGHPGSRACFHPVPTVELPTAEASAEAFASLVNKVCEGNPPVFDLMLLGLGDDGHTASLFPGTDAPTVRDQWTTIGRGKGLDRITLTAPVLSAARKVLFLVSGEGKHQALSRLIDPSESSERTPAKLVSPSMEILVLADQAASRGL
- the rlmD gene encoding 23S rRNA (uracil(1939)-C(5))-methyltransferase RlmD, which translates into the protein MTSRPDSPTPGLTITVQGEDLDQQGRGIARWNGWVVTVPELIPGEDASVQLLQRQRRLWHGKKIQSIQPSPDARRPPCILAHACGGCTLQHISVDAQNHWKQDHLIATLQRIGGVTALVGPLISPEAESLGYRNRALIPIQRGEGGLRLGYYRRGSHRIVNLNHCPVLDPRLDALIEPIKTDLAKTNWPIDSDLRGKPGLRHLGLRIGVRTGQVLISLVAATEHLPGLDQLAARWMQRWPQLNGVTLNVQPKRSNTVLGDLTLCIQGHDVIEEHFCGLSLELKTTTFFQVNTARAEQVVTMIRDWIKASAPSASVIDAYCGIGTIALPLAAAGLNVLGLEINRASVIQAQENARRNGLKNACFLDGDVAEHLQKLLPIHQVLVVDPPRKGLTPEVLQMILAIPPSFLIYLSCDPATLARDLQQLTGPDGPYRIEQIKPVDFFPQTSHLECLVMLVRVSSEAPPQTA
- a CDS encoding CIA30 family protein is translated as MTTPPPQPAPQIRVIASGETFHAWSNLNDTIMGGSSQASCRVTDDGLLLEGEVVSEGGGFVSCRSPVYKPPLDLTAFSGLRLSLDGQGRSFKFAVACRDGVLGLTELIPGGLRWVSTVPTQSNGTTVVEIPFDQLKPVVRASPIKLPLRFDSSCITRLQLLHSRFGDDGEANPGYRSGSIQLLIRSIEAF